One genomic region from Streptomyces venezuelae encodes:
- a CDS encoding ABC transporter transmembrane domain-containing protein — protein sequence MQIRDLPYADPGVPDVRSGTRFLLWLGRNQLGGQVKALLWGLLLQLGIAGLPLGVGVAVQAVVDRDGGRLALAAGLLVGCGLAIAVGDTMLHRVAVTNWITAAARVQQLLSRKTAELGSVLTRRVAAGEVVSVSTGDVEKIGWFVEALSRFAAAALSLLIVCVALVVYQPALGIVVAIGVPVLALAVLPLLPRATRRADVQREKAGKATELASDTVAGLRVLRGIGGEELFLGRYRAASQEVRRAAVHSARMWALIAAIQVLLPGVLLIVVVAYGARLALDGRITVGELVTVYGAVALTHHPMRNFEEIAMAFSFSRPSAKRAARVLSLTRTTTTTTTGAAGEAGKATGDLYDPMTGLVAPAGRFTAVVCGDPDVAGRLADRLGGHPADRDEGHTSVLLGGVPLDELPLAAARTAVLVQDKDPVLLSGTLRELLDVPSSGAVRAEDALAAAQCGDVLDALAQASVDTDGDPMRTRITERGRSLSGGQRQRLALARSLVTDPEVLVLDEPTSAVDSHTESRVADGIARLREGGTTVVLASSPLLLDRADRVVLVHAGQAVAVGTHRELLAKEPRYRAVVTRETDEELAAADSRLPDIDTDELEALEGETA from the coding sequence ATGCAGATTCGAGATCTTCCCTACGCCGACCCAGGGGTCCCCGATGTCCGCTCGGGTACCCGGTTCCTCCTCTGGCTCGGCCGCAACCAGCTCGGCGGACAGGTGAAGGCCCTCCTCTGGGGCCTGCTCCTCCAGCTGGGCATCGCCGGGCTGCCGCTCGGCGTCGGCGTCGCCGTGCAGGCGGTCGTGGACCGCGACGGCGGGCGGCTCGCCCTCGCCGCGGGCCTGCTCGTGGGCTGCGGGCTGGCCATCGCGGTGGGCGACACGATGCTCCACCGCGTCGCCGTCACCAACTGGATCACCGCCGCCGCCCGGGTCCAGCAGCTCCTCTCCCGCAAGACCGCCGAGCTGGGCTCGGTGCTGACCCGGCGGGTCGCCGCGGGCGAGGTCGTCTCCGTGTCCACGGGCGACGTCGAGAAGATCGGCTGGTTCGTCGAGGCGCTGTCCCGGTTCGCCGCCGCCGCCCTCTCCCTGCTGATCGTCTGCGTCGCCCTCGTCGTCTACCAGCCGGCCCTGGGCATCGTCGTCGCCATCGGCGTCCCCGTTCTCGCCCTCGCCGTGCTGCCGCTCCTCCCCCGCGCGACGCGCCGGGCCGACGTCCAGCGCGAGAAGGCGGGCAAGGCGACGGAGCTGGCCTCCGACACCGTCGCCGGGCTCCGCGTCCTGCGCGGCATCGGCGGCGAGGAGCTGTTCCTCGGCCGCTACCGCGCCGCCTCCCAGGAGGTCCGCAGGGCCGCCGTGCACAGCGCGCGGATGTGGGCGCTGATCGCCGCGATCCAGGTCCTCCTGCCCGGCGTCCTGCTCATCGTCGTGGTGGCGTACGGCGCGCGGCTCGCGCTCGACGGGCGGATCACGGTCGGCGAACTCGTCACCGTCTACGGCGCCGTGGCCCTCACCCATCACCCGATGCGGAACTTCGAGGAGATCGCGATGGCCTTCTCCTTCTCCCGGCCGTCGGCGAAGCGGGCCGCCCGGGTCCTCTCCCTGACCCGCACCACGACCACGACCACCACCGGTGCCGCGGGCGAGGCGGGCAAGGCGACCGGCGATCTGTACGACCCGATGACCGGGCTCGTCGCCCCGGCCGGCCGGTTCACCGCCGTCGTCTGCGGCGACCCGGACGTGGCCGGACGGCTCGCGGACCGGCTCGGCGGGCACCCGGCCGACCGGGACGAGGGGCACACCTCGGTCCTGCTCGGCGGGGTCCCGCTGGACGAGCTGCCGCTGGCGGCCGCCCGTACGGCCGTCCTCGTCCAGGACAAGGACCCGGTCCTGCTCTCGGGCACGCTCCGCGAGCTCCTCGACGTGCCCTCCTCGGGCGCGGTCCGGGCCGAGGACGCGCTCGCCGCCGCCCAGTGCGGCGACGTCCTCGACGCGCTCGCGCAGGCCTCCGTCGACACCGACGGGGACCCGATGCGGACGCGGATCACCGAGCGGGGCCGGTCGCTCTCCGGCGGCCAGCGCCAGCGGCTCGCGCTCGCCCGCTCCCTGGTGACCGACCCGGAGGTGCTCGTCCTGGACGAGCCGACGTCGGCGGTCGACTCGCACACCGAGTCCCGGGTGGCGGACGGGATCGCCCGGCTGCGCGAGGGCGGGACCACCGTGGTCCTCGCTTCCTCGCCGCTGCTCCTGGACCGCGCCGACCGGGTGGTCCTGGTCCACGCCGGGCAGGCGGTCGCCGTCGGCACCCACCGTGAACTGCTCGCGAAGGAGCCCCGCTACCGCGCGGTCGTCACCCGCGAGACCGACGAGGAGCTCGCCGCGGCGGACAGCCGCCTCCCCGACATCGACACGGACGAACTCGAAGCACTGGAAGGGGAAACGGCATGA
- a CDS encoding ABC transporter ATP-binding protein has protein sequence MIGLAPPEYDPAAPTTATTLPVAAGPTVRIYVRELLRRHRRAFALLIGVNAVAVIASMAGPYLLGSVIDELSAGARDLHLERTVALFAVALLVQTVFVRLVRLRGAMLGEEMLADLREDFLVRSVGLPPGVLERAGTGDLLSRITTDIDRLANAMREAVPQLAIGIVWVGLLLGGLAVTAPPLALAALLAAPVLVVGCRWYFKRAPSAYRSESAGYAAVAAALAETVDAGRTVESHRLGARRIALSDKRITEWVAWERYTLFLRSVLFPVVTLTHTTVLCGVLLLGGVFVFQGWIDVGQLTTGALLAQMLVDPIGIVLRWYDELQVAQVSLGRLVGVRDIEPAAGDHEVRPDGRAVRADEVRFGYREGVDVLHEVSLKVAPGTRLALVGPSGAGKSTLGRLLAGIYAPREGSVTLGAAELARMPAERVREHVALVNQEHHVFVGSLRDNLLLARTGAADADLWEALSAVDADGWARGLDEGLDTEVGSGGRSLTPAQAQQVALARLVLADPHTLVLDEATSLLDPRAARHLERSLARVLDGRTVVAIAHRLHTAHDADLIAVVEAGRISELGSHDELVAADGAYAALWRSWHG, from the coding sequence ATGATCGGCCTGGCGCCACCGGAGTACGACCCGGCGGCCCCCACGACGGCGACGACGCTGCCCGTCGCGGCCGGCCCGACCGTACGGATCTACGTACGGGAGCTGCTGCGCCGGCACCGCAGGGCGTTCGCGCTGCTCATCGGGGTGAACGCGGTCGCCGTGATCGCCTCGATGGCCGGACCGTACCTCCTCGGTTCGGTGATCGACGAGCTGAGTGCCGGGGCCCGCGACCTCCATCTGGAGCGGACGGTCGCGCTGTTCGCGGTCGCGCTGCTCGTCCAGACGGTCTTCGTGCGGCTCGTCCGGCTGCGTGGGGCGATGCTCGGCGAGGAGATGCTCGCCGATCTGCGCGAGGACTTCCTCGTCCGCTCGGTGGGCCTGCCGCCCGGCGTCCTCGAACGGGCCGGGACGGGCGACCTGCTCTCCCGTATCACCACGGACATCGACCGGCTCGCCAACGCGATGCGCGAGGCCGTGCCCCAGCTGGCCATCGGCATCGTCTGGGTGGGGCTGCTGCTCGGCGGGCTCGCCGTGACCGCGCCCCCGCTCGCGCTCGCGGCGCTGCTCGCGGCGCCGGTGCTCGTCGTGGGCTGCCGCTGGTACTTCAAGCGGGCGCCGTCGGCGTACCGCTCGGAGTCCGCGGGGTACGCGGCGGTGGCCGCCGCGCTGGCCGAGACGGTCGACGCGGGCCGCACCGTGGAGTCGCACCGCCTCGGCGCGCGGCGGATCGCCCTCTCCGACAAGCGCATCACCGAGTGGGTGGCGTGGGAGCGGTACACGCTCTTCCTGCGGTCGGTGCTCTTCCCGGTCGTCACGCTCACGCACACGACGGTGCTGTGCGGTGTCCTTCTCCTCGGCGGGGTCTTCGTCTTCCAGGGCTGGATCGACGTGGGCCAGCTGACGACGGGCGCGCTGCTCGCCCAGATGCTGGTGGACCCGATCGGGATCGTGCTCCGCTGGTACGACGAGCTCCAGGTCGCGCAGGTCTCGCTGGGCCGGCTGGTCGGCGTCCGGGACATCGAACCGGCCGCGGGTGACCACGAGGTGCGCCCGGACGGGCGGGCCGTGCGGGCGGACGAGGTCCGGTTCGGCTACCGCGAGGGCGTCGACGTGCTGCACGAGGTGTCCCTGAAGGTGGCGCCGGGCACCCGGCTCGCGCTGGTGGGCCCGTCGGGCGCGGGCAAGTCCACGCTGGGCCGGCTCCTCGCGGGCATCTACGCCCCGAGGGAGGGCTCGGTCACCCTCGGCGCCGCCGAGCTGGCGCGGATGCCCGCAGAGCGGGTCCGCGAGCACGTGGCCCTGGTCAATCAGGAGCACCACGTCTTCGTCGGCTCGCTCCGGGACAATCTGCTGCTCGCCCGGACGGGCGCCGCCGATGCCGACCTGTGGGAGGCCCTGTCCGCGGTGGACGCGGACGGATGGGCCCGGGGCCTCGACGAGGGCCTGGACACGGAGGTCGGCTCGGGCGGCCGTTCGCTCACCCCGGCGCAGGCCCAGCAGGTCGCGCTGGCCCGGCTCGTCCTCGCCGACCCGCACACACTGGTCCTGGACGAGGCGACCTCGCTGCTCGACCCCAGGGCGGCCCGGCACCTGGAGCGGTCCCTCGCCCGGGTCCTCGACGGGCGCACGGTCGTGGCCATCGCGCACCGGCTGCACACCGCGCACGACGCCGACCTGATCGCGGTGGTCGAGGCGGGCCGGATCAGCGAGCTCGGCAGCCACGACGAGCTGGTGGCGGCGGACGGCGCGTACGCGGCGCTGTGGCGGTCCTGGCACGGCTGA
- a CDS encoding peptide-N4-asparagine amidase translates to MRSLKIMSMLSGLVLAAGALLTAHPAAAEGPNGPTPPAEFTSDWHDPVTAGPPVETPGTRSCEVTLAAAQFRDFTPYQGRYTPPKECGTRWNKVVLRLEGSVKGRQYDRLGHVAVGGVEIFRTSTPQPSPDGITWSVEKDVTRYRDTLSRPQPVEMLIGNVVNETYTGVLDVRVTLTFHTAEGRVKPAAGTPDRVIPLTGPTLTTPRNTERLLAEVYATGSGGGCEEYWYLSVPDTAPYSCRATDGPHREVRIAVDGRLAGIAAPFPTVWTGGWSNPFLWYVTPGPRAFDVRPVVYDLTPFAALLNDGRAHRVEVSVAGVPAGLSGWSVPTNVLLWQDEGSRVVTGGLDRHEESVPRNSSVYTAASGTAPHTVDTGAGHRLTVAGHLNTSHGRIATTVDRTVGHTSVHRWGEGENPDAFTGRWTDDETVTSDRTATHVRRAYTMDGETTVGAGDRLRTVLTLGDRADTVVLRDGRRLSWSRLDDTYTGDATYTTGVPRDQRHAVGTTTERYRLYGSEGCWDRSLTTVQGTLTEDRRSC, encoded by the coding sequence ATGAGATCACTCAAGATCATGAGCATGCTCAGCGGTCTGGTCCTGGCGGCCGGGGCGCTCCTCACCGCCCACCCGGCCGCCGCCGAGGGTCCGAACGGCCCGACGCCCCCGGCCGAGTTCACCTCCGACTGGCACGACCCGGTGACCGCCGGCCCGCCCGTCGAGACCCCAGGCACCCGCAGCTGCGAGGTCACCCTCGCCGCCGCGCAGTTCCGCGACTTCACCCCGTACCAGGGCCGATACACCCCGCCGAAGGAGTGCGGCACCCGCTGGAACAAGGTCGTCCTCCGGCTCGAAGGAAGCGTCAAGGGCCGCCAGTACGACCGCCTCGGCCACGTCGCCGTCGGCGGCGTGGAGATCTTCCGCACCTCCACGCCCCAGCCCTCGCCCGACGGCATCACCTGGTCCGTCGAGAAGGACGTCACCCGCTACCGCGACACCCTCAGCCGCCCCCAGCCCGTCGAGATGCTCATCGGCAATGTCGTGAACGAGACGTACACCGGTGTCCTCGACGTCCGGGTCACCCTCACCTTCCACACCGCCGAGGGCCGCGTGAAACCCGCCGCCGGCACCCCCGACCGGGTCATCCCCCTCACCGGCCCCACCCTCACCACTCCGCGCAACACCGAACGGCTCCTCGCCGAGGTGTACGCCACCGGCTCCGGCGGCGGCTGCGAGGAATACTGGTACCTCTCCGTCCCCGACACCGCCCCCTACTCCTGCCGGGCGACCGACGGCCCGCACCGCGAGGTCCGGATCGCCGTCGACGGCCGCCTCGCGGGCATCGCGGCCCCCTTCCCCACGGTCTGGACGGGCGGCTGGTCCAACCCCTTCCTCTGGTACGTCACCCCCGGCCCGCGCGCCTTCGACGTCCGGCCGGTCGTCTACGACCTCACGCCCTTCGCCGCCCTCCTCAACGACGGCCGCGCCCACCGTGTGGAGGTCTCCGTCGCCGGCGTCCCGGCCGGTCTGAGCGGCTGGTCCGTCCCCACCAACGTGCTGCTCTGGCAGGACGAGGGCAGCCGGGTCGTCACCGGCGGGCTCGACCGGCACGAGGAGAGCGTCCCGCGCAACTCCTCCGTCTACACGGCGGCCTCCGGAACCGCCCCGCACACCGTCGACACCGGGGCAGGGCACCGGCTCACCGTCGCGGGACACCTGAACACCTCGCACGGCCGGATCGCCACCACCGTCGACCGGACCGTCGGCCACACCTCGGTCCACCGCTGGGGCGAGGGCGAGAACCCGGACGCGTTCACCGGACGCTGGACGGACGACGAGACCGTCACCAGCGACCGCACCGCCACACACGTCCGGCGCGCGTACACGATGGACGGTGAGACGACGGTCGGCGCGGGCGACCGGCTGCGGACGGTCCTCACCCTCGGGGACCGCGCCGACACCGTCGTCCTGCGCGACGGGCGGCGCCTCTCCTGGTCGCGCCTGGACGACACGTACACCGGGGACGCGACCTACACCACCGGTGTGCCGCGCGACCAGCGGCACGCGGTCGGCACCACGACCGAGCGCTACCGGCTGTACGGCTCCGAGGGCTGCTGGGACCGGAGCCTGACGACGGTTCAGGGGACGCTCACCGAGGACCGGCGGAGCTGCTGA
- a CDS encoding DEAD/DEAH box helicase, which yields MTLIDRLPPTADPDALFEAFSSWAEDRGITLYPAQEEALIEVVSGANVILSTPTGSGKSLVAAGAHFTALANDQVTFYTAPIKALVSEKFFDLCKIFGTENVGMLTGDASVNADAPVICCTAEVLASIALRDGKYADIGQVVMDEFHFYAEADRGWAWQIPILELPQAQFVLMSATLGDVSMFEKDLTRRTGRPTSVVRSATRPVPLSYEYELTPITDTLTELLETKQAPVYIVHFTQAQAVERAQSLMSINMCTREEKDRIAELIGNFRFTTKFGQNLSRYVRHGIGVHHAGMLPKYRRLVEKLAQAGLLKVICGTDTLGVGVNVPIRTVLFTALTKYDGNRVRTLRAREFHQIAGRAGRAGFDTAGYVVAQAPEHVIENEKALAKAGDDPKKRRKVVRKKAPEGFVAWSDTTFEKLIGSEPEPLTSRFKVTNIMLLSVIARPGNAFDAMRKLLEDNHEPRKAQLRHIRRAIAIYRSLLDGGVVEQLDTPDAEGRTIRLTVDLQQDFALNQPLSTFALAAFDLLDPESPSYALDMVSVVESTLDDPRQILAAMQNKARGEAVGQMKRDGVEYEERMERLQEISYPKPLEELLWHAYDVYRKSHPWVGDHPVSPKSVIRDMYERAMTFTEFTSWYELARTEGIVLRYLASAYKALDHTIPDDLKTEDLEDLIAWLGEMVRQVDSSLLDEWEQLANPEVQTAEEAQEKADQVKPVTANARAFRVLVRNAMFRRVELAALDNVDALGELDAEAGWDADAWGEAMDAYWDEYDDLGTGPDARGPKLLAIEEDAAHGLWRVRQTFADPNGDHDWGVSAEVDLAASDEEGRAVVRVTSVGQL from the coding sequence GTGACCCTTATCGATCGCCTTCCGCCGACCGCCGACCCCGACGCCCTCTTCGAGGCCTTCTCCTCATGGGCCGAGGACCGGGGCATCACGCTCTACCCGGCCCAGGAGGAGGCGCTGATCGAGGTGGTGTCCGGGGCGAACGTGATCCTGTCCACCCCCACCGGCTCGGGCAAGTCGCTGGTCGCGGCGGGGGCGCACTTCACGGCCCTGGCGAACGACCAGGTCACCTTCTACACGGCGCCGATCAAGGCGCTGGTGTCGGAGAAGTTCTTCGACCTGTGCAAGATCTTCGGCACGGAGAACGTCGGCATGCTCACCGGCGACGCCTCCGTGAACGCGGACGCGCCGGTCATCTGCTGCACGGCCGAGGTCCTCGCCTCGATCGCGCTGCGGGACGGCAAGTACGCCGACATCGGCCAGGTCGTCATGGACGAGTTCCACTTCTACGCCGAGGCGGACCGCGGCTGGGCCTGGCAGATCCCGATCCTCGAACTGCCGCAGGCGCAGTTCGTCCTGATGTCGGCGACGCTCGGCGACGTGTCGATGTTCGAGAAGGACCTGACGCGGCGGACCGGACGGCCGACCTCGGTGGTCCGCTCGGCGACCCGGCCGGTGCCCCTGTCGTACGAGTACGAGCTGACGCCGATCACGGACACCCTGACGGAGCTCCTGGAGACGAAGCAGGCCCCGGTCTACATCGTCCACTTCACGCAGGCGCAGGCCGTCGAGCGGGCCCAGTCGCTCATGAGCATCAACATGTGCACGCGCGAGGAGAAGGACAGGATCGCCGAGCTGATCGGCAACTTCCGCTTCACCACCAAGTTCGGGCAGAACCTCTCGCGGTACGTCCGCCACGGCATCGGCGTGCACCACGCCGGCATGCTGCCCAAGTACCGGCGGCTCGTCGAGAAGCTGGCCCAGGCCGGTCTGCTGAAGGTGATCTGCGGGACGGACACGCTGGGTGTCGGCGTCAACGTGCCCATCCGTACGGTGCTGTTCACGGCGCTGACGAAGTACGACGGCAACCGGGTGCGCACGCTGCGGGCCCGGGAGTTCCACCAGATCGCGGGCCGGGCCGGGCGGGCCGGCTTCGACACGGCGGGTTACGTGGTCGCGCAGGCGCCCGAGCACGTCATCGAGAACGAGAAGGCGCTCGCGAAGGCCGGCGACGACCCGAAGAAGCGCCGCAAGGTCGTCCGCAAGAAGGCTCCGGAGGGCTTCGTCGCGTGGAGCGACACCACCTTCGAGAAGCTGATCGGCTCCGAGCCTGAGCCGCTGACCTCGCGCTTCAAGGTCACCAACATCATGCTGCTCTCGGTGATCGCGCGGCCGGGCAACGCCTTCGACGCGATGCGCAAGCTCCTGGAGGACAACCACGAACCGCGCAAGGCGCAGCTGCGGCACATCCGCCGGGCCATCGCGATCTACCGCTCGCTGCTCGACGGCGGTGTGGTGGAGCAGCTGGACACCCCGGACGCCGAGGGCCGCACGATCCGGCTGACGGTCGACCTCCAGCAGGACTTCGCGCTGAACCAGCCGCTGTCGACGTTCGCGCTCGCCGCCTTCGACCTGCTGGACCCGGAGTCCCCGTCGTACGCGCTCGACATGGTGTCGGTCGTCGAGTCGACGCTCGACGACCCGCGCCAGATCCTCGCCGCGATGCAGAACAAGGCGCGCGGCGAGGCCGTCGGGCAGATGAAGCGCGACGGCGTCGAGTACGAGGAGCGGATGGAGCGGCTCCAGGAGATCTCGTACCCGAAGCCGCTGGAGGAGCTGCTCTGGCACGCGTACGACGTCTACCGGAAGTCCCACCCGTGGGTCGGCGACCACCCGGTCTCGCCGAAGTCGGTCATCCGTGACATGTACGAACGGGCCATGACCTTCACGGAGTTCACGTCCTGGTACGAGCTGGCGCGGACCGAGGGCATCGTGCTGCGTTACCTCGCGAGCGCGTACAAGGCGCTCGACCACACCATCCCGGACGACCTGAAGACGGAGGACCTGGAGGACCTGATCGCCTGGCTGGGCGAGATGGTGCGGCAGGTGGACTCCTCGCTGCTCGACGAGTGGGAGCAGCTGGCGAACCCGGAGGTCCAGACGGCCGAGGAGGCCCAGGAGAAGGCCGATCAGGTCAAGCCGGTCACGGCGAACGCCCGTGCCTTCCGGGTCCTCGTGCGCAACGCGATGTTCCGCCGGGTGGAGCTGGCGGCGCTGGACAACGTGGACGCGCTGGGCGAGCTGGACGCGGAGGCCGGCTGGGACGCGGACGCGTGGGGCGAGGCGATGGACGCGTACTGGGACGAGTACGACGACCTCGGTACGGGCCCGGACGCGCGCGGCCCGAAGCTGCTCGCCATCGAGGAGGACGCGGCCCACGGTCTGTGGCGCGTCCGGCAGACCTTCGCCGACCCGAACGGCGACCATGACTGGGGTGTCAGCGCGGAGGTGGATCTCGCGGCCTCCGACGAGGAGGGCCGTGCGGTCGTGCGCGTGACGTCCGTCGGACAGCTGTAG
- a CDS encoding metal-dependent hydrolase — MMGPAHSLSGAAAWLGVGAAAAAFDRPMPWPVLLVGALICAGAALAPDLDHKSATISRAFGPVSKLLCEIVDKLSYAVYKATRSSADPRRSGGHRTLTHTWLWAVLIGAGASAAAVTGGRWAVLAILFVHLVLAVEGLLWRAARMSSDVLVWLLGATSAWILAGVLDKPGNGADWFFTGPGQEYLWLGLPIVLGALVHDIGDALTVSGCPILWPIPVGRKRWYPIGPPKGMRFRAGSWVELKVLMPAFMLLGGVGGASALGFF, encoded by the coding sequence ATGATGGGACCGGCGCACTCACTGTCCGGAGCGGCGGCCTGGCTGGGTGTCGGAGCGGCTGCCGCCGCCTTCGACCGCCCGATGCCCTGGCCCGTCCTCCTCGTCGGCGCGCTCATCTGCGCGGGCGCCGCCCTCGCCCCCGACCTCGACCACAAGTCGGCGACGATCTCCCGTGCCTTCGGGCCGGTCTCCAAGCTCCTCTGCGAGATCGTCGACAAGCTCTCGTACGCCGTCTACAAGGCCACCCGCTCCTCCGCCGACCCCCGCAGGTCCGGCGGGCACCGGACGCTCACCCACACCTGGCTCTGGGCCGTCCTGATCGGCGCCGGCGCCTCCGCCGCGGCGGTCACCGGCGGCCGGTGGGCGGTCCTGGCCATCCTCTTCGTCCACCTGGTCCTCGCCGTCGAAGGGCTGCTGTGGCGGGCCGCCCGGATGTCCAGCGACGTCCTGGTCTGGCTGCTCGGCGCCACGAGCGCCTGGATCCTCGCGGGCGTCCTCGACAAGCCCGGCAACGGCGCGGACTGGTTCTTCACCGGCCCCGGCCAGGAGTACCTCTGGCTCGGCCTGCCGATCGTCCTCGGCGCCCTCGTCCACGACATCGGCGACGCCCTGACGGTCTCCGGCTGCCCGATCCTGTGGCCCATCCCGGTGGGCCGCAAGCGCTGGTACCCGATCGGCCCGCCCAAGGGGATGCGCTTCCGGGCCGGCAGCTGGGTCGAGCTCAAGGTCCTGATGCCCGCCTTCATGCTGCTCGGCGGCGTCGGCGGGGCCTCGGCGCTCGGCTTCTTCTAG